ATTTAAACTTTTTGGAACTTTGTAACTAGACACGTTGCCACATGGCATCCTCACACTGGATTGAATTTTCCCAATCATGTCTCTTTACGATTGAACCGAGTAAACTTAACAGAAGTGTACTTTGATAGGTGTGATATTTTGTAAAGTGAGTGAATCAAAGTTGCCATACTTTGATTGATCCTTTGGCATAGCACAGAACAATTTGCTTGTATGTTTGGGTTTGGTTAGCATATTCTTTTCCGTTCCTTCACTTCCAGTTTCAATTCCCTCAGGCTTCAGGTTCACAAATTCCCACAGCCCTTAATCTGCATCGTTGGAAAAAGTAGGCATTAGAGCAAATCTTCGGCACTATTATTCCAACTCAGACACCTTAATCTACAGCCTAACGTTCCATAAACCTCCACAAACACAGAGCAGAACAACCGAAGAAAGATTAAATGTGCCACCAAGTGCACTATATATAGTGTGGTGCTACTAGTTTTAGAACCATACACCTGCCATGCAAACATGGCGTTCTTCTCTGATGATGATGCGTCCCAATATCAaattaggagcagcaagaacatgacCTACAAGATGAGAGGGGACATGAAGAAGCTCCTCCCAGTCACCACCTTCCTCCTTGGCGCGGCGTTGACAGCTGCGTTGGTCTTCCTCAATGCTGCTCTGGATGTGAACTGGCGGCCCTCCGCCCTGGCCTTATGGGGCAATGGTACTCAGCCGACCCCCAACCCCAAGGTCAGTGATCCTCTACTTCTTATTCTTGTTGTTCTTGTCGAATACGTTTGCTTCCATTTTTCCACCCTCATTGTTTACCTTCGTTTTTCTAAAATACTGAGAGTTTGATCTTGCAAGAAAAGAAGTGCAAACTTGTGATCTAATTTTGACCGTAGGAAACATGTAGTGTAATCATGTTGTACTGTCCTTTTGGCACGGCACAAGTTGTTTATTTTCGGTGATGCGTCAATAAGGTAGAAATAAAATTTGATCATGCGCATTAATGCTAATTGAGTAACTACGTGGTATGAATGAAGACTGGAGAGTGTCCTTTTTTTGGAAACAAAAGTGTGAACAAAATTGAACAGAAGAGAAAACTACAGTGATGATTTCTGCCTTATTAACCAGAGCTGAAAATGCAGTTCCTTTTTCGCCTGCTAAGTTACATGATCAAATTTGGCTATGTCCATTGCTGTAGGAGTGTAGAAGCACATCTATTGACTCCCTTGATTTTCTCCTAGATTCCCAGCTATATCTGCACTCTGTGAATCCATGTCCAATGTAATGCCTCATATACCTATTTGGCCTTAATGGAGCTTAAAATGTTATTTCTAAAACAGTTTTGCTAAAAGTAAACAACTGCATGGTGATGCTAATTTTCCAAGACTGCCTTCAGATAGGGCTTGTAATATTCGGATCCCAAAAGCCCTAAAGCTGAACCTGACCTGCGAGGCAACGAATATGCGCCTAATGTCCAAGAAGGCTTGTGATAAAATGATTTCAATCACCAGATAAGAGATTTTACGTGAACTTCTAAGCTAAAATTCCAATGATGACTAGACCATCTGTTTCTGGATTATTCAAGTCAAAATCATTTACTATCATCTCATTTGCGGCATCTCAATTATTTCCCTATGCAGACGAAAGCATTGACAGAGCTGGCAGAGGTGCTGAAGAACGCATCCATGGAGGACGGCACGGTGATCATGACGTCCATCAACCAGGCGTACGCCGCGCCGGGGTCCCTCCTGGACCTCTTCCTGGAGAGCTTCCGGGTGGGCGAGGGCACGGCGCACCTGCTGGACCACGTCCTCATCGTGGCCGTCGACCCCGGCGCGCTCCGGCGGTGCCGGTCGGTGCACCGGCACTGTTACCTCCTCCGTCGCTCCCCGGGCGCCGTGGACTACAGCGGCGAGAAGCACTTCATGACCAAGGACTACCTGGACATGATGTGGGGCAGGAACCGGTTCCAGCAGACCATCCTCGAGCTCGGCTTCAACTTCCTCTTCACGGTACGTGCGCGCGCCACCGCCGGTGCATGTCTACGGACCGCCGGTGCAATCTATACTTACCATTTAGGTGTTTGGTGTTTCATTCGTTCAGGACATCGACATCATGTGGTTCCGGAACCCGCTGCGGCACATCGCCATCACGTCGGACGTGGCCATCGCGAGCGACTTCTTCAACGGGGACCCGGAGAGCATGGGGAACCGGCCCAACGGCGGGTTCCTGTACGTGAGGTCGGCGAACCGGACGCTGGAGTTctaccggcggtggcggcgcgcgcgGCGCAGGTTCCCGGCGGGGACCAACGAGCAGGAGATCCTGGGGCGGGCGCAGAGGGAGCTGAGCCGGCGCTCCGGCGTGCGGATGCAGTTCCTGGACACGGCGCACTGCGGCGGCTTCTGCCAGCTGAGCGGCGACATGGGCAGGGTGTGCACGCTGCACGCCAACTGCTGCACCGGCCTCGCCAACAAGGTGCACGACCTCAGGAACGTGCTCAGGGACTGGAGGAACTACACGGCGGCGCCGCCCGAGGACCGGCGCGTGGGAGGCTTCCAGTGGACCAGGCCCGGCAGGTGCATCCGCTGACGGAGCTGGCGCCGCATCAGCGGCTGCTGGAATGATCCATCGAATTACACGTCGTGTCCTTGTCCTTGTTTCTACGTGGCAGTGGCTGCCTGGCTGGTTTTTACCCGAGTTGAGATTGATGTTATAGGAGTTCGCTGCATGTTTGGTGTATTTTACAACGTCGGATTTACATACTACGTAGTACGTGTTTACTGATAGGCGAATGTAAGAAAAATGTATGTACTGTGCTTGATTAAATCATGCTAGTAGAGTGGATTGCGGTGGATTTTTATGTTAAGGCACCTCCGGCTCTAAATCGAACACGGTCTTTATCTACGGGATCTTTTGCCCTGTAAGACTGATATCAAAGCCTCCACGCTCATTCTGTCTTCGCCTCCTTCTCGTCCGCTTCACAGTCTCCAGCTGATTCTTCAAGTGCTTCAACATTCTAAAACAGGTGGCTTGCACGATCATCCTTGCATCATCATCCAACTCCTTCATCTTCGAATCCTTGGAAGAGGTTGTGATCTTAACCTTCTTCTCTTTgagcttggccttcttctcttaAATCTTGAGCTTCTTCTCCATCGTAGACACGGCCTCTTGGACGATGTACCGTCGATGATTGAGAGACTTAATTTACCCCACGGTTACGGATGAGTTTGTCAGCGTAGGTCTCTAAATGCTTGTACTTATGGAACCAAATATGAATGTTGGCCCAAAATGCTACGCCATTTTACTTCGTGCCATAGATCTGCTCGATGCTAGTGACCAACCATGTATCACACAGCAACTTGTCCTTCTTCATGTTGAAGTTTTCTTCTCTACTCTTATTTGAATCAGCAAGAAATTCATCGGGATTAAGGTCGTCGTCGTCGTGCTCCTCGTGCTCCTGTTGGCCAGTATACGAATTCAGCTCTAGGGTGTACGTGCCCCTACGTGTCGGACTGGGTGTACGTGCTTGGCTGCCTGGACTCTGAGTCATCCACATACCCGTCCTTGTAGCAGTCTGCGCCTCTGTCATGGATCAGCTCAAACATCTGCATGCTCGTAGTACGTCGACTCGCCTGGTTGAGACATACCGGTGAACAGATGAGGGCACCGAGCTGCTCCACACCAGACGTCCGCGTCCGGACATGTTGCGGCTATGCAGACTCGGAGAAAATGAGCAGCACCATGTTGACTTCGACGCAGTAAGGCACGTACCCAGGAACGACTGTTGGGGACTGCCTACCGAGTTATTGGGCAGCGTACAAGTATGGAGCCTTGAATTGTACCATCCAAGATGGCGTCTGCATGGACGGTGATTGCGATGGCACCAAGCGTCCCAAGCCTTGCCCTGCACCCTACCCGCCCCTGCACGTCCGCCGCCACGACTACCACCACTCCGACCGACCTTCTACTACTTGAGTGGCGCGGTCTTTGCCTTCGCTTTGAGGGGCGGTTTTGTCGTGTCGCCCAATTGATCTTTCGGGCAGCCACGATCGCTGGATCTTCCACCACCGCCTTCTTCGGTAGCTTTTTGTACGAGTCCATGTGGCGGGCGACGACAAAAATGGACGGGAACTAGCTGGAGAGtggcaggaatttttttgaaaaggaggttaaaacccccggtctctgcatcaatcgatgcatgcggCCATCTTTATTTATTATTCGGAGAGCGACAAGATGGTAAAGGAGAAAAAGAAAGGAGGATTTTGCCAGAAACAATGCAGTCATCCCCGAATGTGCGGGTTCTACCTCATTTTTGTGTGGCAGAGGTGTCACAATCCTACGTGGTTGCCATTTGGACAACATCATTGGATGGCTCGTG
The sequence above is drawn from the Triticum aestivum cultivar Chinese Spring chromosome 7A, IWGSC CS RefSeq v2.1, whole genome shotgun sequence genome and encodes:
- the LOC123150623 gene encoding uncharacterized protein At4g15970, with product MAFFSDDDASQYQIRSSKNMTYKMRGDMKKLLPVTTFLLGAALTAALVFLNAALDVNWRPSALALWGNGTQPTPNPKTKALTELAEVLKNASMEDGTVIMTSINQAYAAPGSLLDLFLESFRVGEGTAHLLDHVLIVAVDPGALRRCRSVHRHCYLLRRSPGAVDYSGEKHFMTKDYLDMMWGRNRFQQTILELGFNFLFTDIDIMWFRNPLRHIAITSDVAIASDFFNGDPESMGNRPNGGFLYVRSANRTLEFYRRWRRARRRFPAGTNEQEILGRAQRELSRRSGVRMQFLDTAHCGGFCQLSGDMGRVCTLHANCCTGLANKVHDLRNVLRDWRNYTAAPPEDRRVGGFQWTRPGRCIR